From a single Candidatus Schekmanbacteria bacterium genomic region:
- the folK gene encoding 2-amino-4-hydroxy-6-hydroxymethyldihydropteridine diphosphokinase has product MQGSNSKINKVYLSLGSNWGDRASYINSAIKRIDKIDGVRIAAVSSRYLTEPFDIDTSEWFINCAVEIETSLPASELLDKFIKIESEMGRPLIRKKKMPRSIDIDILLYGDDIISTDSLIIPHSGMCRRKFVLVPLAEIASEAVHPGNGLTIKELLERCEDRSKVIKQG; this is encoded by the coding sequence TTGCAAGGCTCAAACTCTAAGATTAATAAGGTTTATCTAAGCCTTGGTTCCAACTGGGGTGACAGGGCTTCGTATATCAACTCCGCAATAAAACGGATAGATAAAATTGACGGAGTAAGAATAGCCGCAGTTTCATCCAGATATCTCACTGAACCTTTTGACATAGACACCAGCGAATGGTTTATAAACTGCGCGGTTGAAATCGAGACTTCACTTCCCGCTTCTGAACTCCTTGACAAGTTCATTAAAATAGAAAGCGAGATGGGGCGTCCGCTAATCAGGAAAAAAAAGATGCCGCGGTCAATAGACATTGACATCCTTCTCTACGGGGATGATATTATTTCAACAGATTCATTGATAATACCTCATTCCGGGATGTGCAGGAGAAAGTTTGTTCTTGTCCCGCTTGCGGAGATTGCATCTGAGGCAGTGCATCCGGGTAACGGGCTTACTATAAAAGAGCTGCTCGAAAGATGTGAAGACAGGAGCAAGGTGATTAAACAGGGGTAA
- a CDS encoding nucleotidyltransferase domain-containing protein, whose translation MKEDNLLTNNDIEILRCYFASHPEICTAYLFGSQASGSSTELSDIDIAILLKDDTTKNNIFRNEMLLEAEISLLLKKEKIDLLILNAAPLYLTYNVISQGKIVYESDPVVTMDFVEMVITQYLDFAPTLKEYFKEYDASLKQEYLGGKS comes from the coding sequence ATGAAAGAAGATAATTTACTAACAAACAATGACATTGAAATTCTGAGGTGCTATTTCGCATCTCACCCTGAGATATGTACAGCTTATCTTTTTGGCTCGCAGGCCTCCGGCTCTTCAACAGAGCTTAGCGACATAGATATAGCCATTCTTTTAAAAGATGACACCACAAAGAATAATATTTTCAGGAACGAAATGCTTCTTGAAGCAGAGATTTCCCTTCTTCTTAAAAAAGAGAAAATAGATCTTTTAATCCTTAATGCTGCCCCTTTATATCTTACATACAATGTCATATCTCAGGGGAAAATAGTTTATGAGTCAGACCCTGTTGTAACAATGGATTTTGTTGAAATGGTAATAACTCAATATCTTGATTTTGCACCGACTCTTAAAGAGTATTTCAAGGAGTATGACGCTTCTCTTAAGCAGGAGTATCTTGGTGGTAAATCCTGA
- a CDS encoding DUF86 domain-containing protein gives MVNPEKIRAKISVIEENLGKLDELRQLPADEFKKDFRNIEAAKHLLQVSIEAMTDIGTHIISRMRLKIPATNADVFRTLSENGYIPGNHLDKFILMTRFRNKIVHFYVKVTPDEIYNILQEDLPDFKLFISDVLKKNLL, from the coding sequence GTGGTAAATCCTGAAAAAATCCGCGCAAAGATTTCAGTCATTGAGGAAAACCTTGGAAAGCTTGATGAGCTGAGACAGCTTCCAGCAGATGAATTTAAAAAGGACTTCAGAAATATTGAAGCCGCAAAACATCTTCTTCAGGTATCAATAGAGGCAATGACAGACATAGGCACCCACATAATATCAAGGATGAGATTGAAGATTCCTGCAACAAACGCTGATGTGTTCAGAACTTTAAGCGAAAACGGTTACATCCCCGGTAATCATCTTGATAAATTCATTCTAATGACAAGGTTCAGAAATAAAATAGTTCATTTTTATGTAAAAGTTACTCCTGATGAAATCTATAACATTCTGCAGGAAGACCTTCCGGATTTTAAACTTTTTATTTCTGATGTTCTTAAGAAGAACTTGCTCTGA
- a CDS encoding LL-diaminopimelate aminotransferase has product MSREFNVTLSERLGKLPPYLFAELDRLKSKAISEGKDVIDLGIGDPDTPTPEHIIEALRKTAGNPENHRYPSYIGMKIFREACSKWVKKRFGVSFNPDNEVISLIGSKEAVANIPFAFVNPGDTVLIPSPGYPVYTSSTIFCGGTQHIMPLKAENKFLPDFKIIPENVLKNAKLMFLNYPNNPTSVTAEIDFYREAVELAYKYNIIICHDAAYSETAFGGYKAPSIFNVDGARDVAIELHSFSKTYNMTGWRVGFAIGNEKIVGGLAKIKTNVDSGVFQAIQYAAIEAMENGEKDIEMMAEIYSGRRKVMEDGLKRAGFSVTPSRATFYMWIPCPKGYDSKKLSSKILEEAAIVTTPGVGFGEFGEGYIRFALTSDKKRLEEACDRLARLKL; this is encoded by the coding sequence ATGAGCAGAGAATTCAATGTTACATTATCTGAGCGCCTCGGTAAACTTCCTCCATACCTTTTTGCTGAACTTGACCGCTTAAAGTCAAAAGCCATATCAGAGGGAAAAGATGTCATAGATCTGGGAATCGGCGACCCCGATACGCCTACGCCGGAACATATAATCGAAGCATTGAGGAAAACTGCCGGAAACCCTGAAAACCACCGCTATCCTTCTTATATCGGGATGAAGATATTCCGCGAAGCCTGCTCCAAATGGGTGAAAAAGCGTTTCGGAGTTTCATTCAATCCTGACAATGAAGTGATCTCACTCATTGGCTCAAAGGAGGCTGTTGCAAACATTCCATTTGCATTCGTAAACCCGGGTGACACCGTGCTCATACCGAGTCCCGGCTATCCTGTTTACACTTCGAGCACGATATTCTGCGGCGGCACCCAGCACATCATGCCTCTTAAGGCGGAAAATAAATTCCTCCCTGATTTCAAAATAATCCCTGAGAATGTTTTGAAAAATGCAAAGCTCATGTTCCTCAATTATCCGAACAATCCAACATCGGTAACAGCAGAAATTGATTTCTACAGGGAGGCTGTTGAGCTTGCGTATAAATATAACATCATAATCTGCCATGATGCAGCTTACTCAGAGACAGCATTCGGCGGATACAAAGCGCCTTCCATATTCAATGTTGACGGTGCGCGTGATGTTGCAATCGAACTTCATTCATTCTCGAAGACATATAACATGACCGGATGGAGGGTCGGCTTCGCAATAGGGAATGAGAAAATAGTAGGAGGCCTTGCAAAGATAAAGACCAACGTAGATTCCGGAGTATTTCAGGCAATCCAGTACGCTGCGATTGAAGCCATGGAGAACGGCGAGAAAGATATTGAGATGATGGCGGAGATTTACTCGGGAAGAAGAAAAGTTATGGAGGACGGTTTAAAGCGCGCAGGCTTCAGCGTAACTCCAAGCAGAGCGACTTTCTATATGTGGATACCATGTCCAAAAGGTTATGACTCAAAGAAGCTCTCATCAAAAATCCTCGAAGAGGCAGCAATAGTCACAACACCCGGGGTCGGCTTCGGAGAATTCGGAGAAGGATATATAAGATTCGCACTTACTTCAGACAAAAAGCGTCTTGAGGAGGCATGCGACCGTCTTGCAAGGCTCAAACTCTAA
- the panB gene encoding 3-methyl-2-oxobutanoate hydroxymethyltransferase, whose translation MDKRADKITVSTIKKKKAAGEKIIMLTAYDFQFARLLDEAGVDIILVGDSVGNVVLGYENTIPVTMEDMLHHTRAVARGRKHALLIVDMPFMSYQVKVDKALVNASRFLKEAGAEGVKLEGGAEYAETIRKITQAGIPVMAHIGLMPQAVNRIGGYRVQGKKEDEEKKILNDAKALEEAGAFAIVLEKVPSKLAEKVTASVSIPTIGIGAGPDCDGQVLVIYDLLGFDDTFKPRFIKQYANMKNDIISAVSKFSEEVKQGKFPTKNHGY comes from the coding sequence ATGGATAAACGCGCTGATAAAATCACAGTTTCAACAATAAAAAAGAAAAAGGCGGCAGGGGAAAAAATAATAATGCTTACCGCCTATGATTTCCAGTTTGCACGTCTTCTTGATGAGGCAGGAGTTGACATAATTCTTGTAGGCGACAGCGTAGGCAATGTTGTACTCGGCTATGAAAACACGATTCCCGTTACAATGGAAGATATGCTTCATCACACAAGAGCTGTAGCACGCGGCAGAAAGCATGCCTTGCTGATCGTTGACATGCCTTTCATGTCTTATCAGGTAAAGGTGGACAAGGCTTTGGTCAATGCATCGAGATTCCTAAAAGAAGCCGGCGCTGAAGGAGTGAAACTTGAAGGCGGAGCAGAATATGCTGAGACCATAAGGAAAATCACTCAGGCAGGGATACCTGTCATGGCGCACATAGGACTTATGCCTCAGGCTGTTAACCGAATCGGCGGCTACAGGGTGCAGGGGAAGAAAGAAGACGAAGAGAAAAAAATACTCAATGATGCAAAGGCGCTTGAAGAGGCTGGCGCGTTTGCAATAGTCCTTGAAAAGGTTCCTTCAAAGCTTGCAGAAAAAGTCACAGCTTCAGTCTCAATCCCGACTATCGGCATAGGCGCAGGACCTGACTGCGACGGACAAGTCCTCGTGATATACGACCTTCTTGGCTTCGATGACACTTTCAAACCCCGTTTTATCAAACAATATGCCAACATGAAGAATGACATCATCAGTGCAGTTTCAAAGTTCTCAGAGGAAGTGAAACAGGGAAAGTTCCCGACAAAGAATCACGGATATTGA